In Campylobacteraceae bacterium, one DNA window encodes the following:
- a CDS encoding transporter substrate-binding domain-containing protein — translation MIKNIIALALVSILFVACSSKEKEDNILRVGMELAYPPFEMSDKDGEPTGVSVDFAKALAKSLNKELVIENIAWVGLIPSLKTQRVDLIISSMTITEERKKSIDFSDPYATASLALLVGINSGVNSMDDLNQVGKKVAVKKGTTAHVYANKYMDKAEILVFDNEASCVLEVVQGKVDATIYGQLTVYNNWKKHPDTTKAILTSFQKDKEYWGVAIKKGNEELKAKVNAFIRTAKTDGTFDTLSYKYLKETRETFDRLNIPFFF, via the coding sequence ATGATAAAAAATATAATAGCACTAGCACTTGTCTCCATTTTATTTGTAGCATGCTCAAGTAAAGAAAAAGAAGATAACATTTTAAGAGTAGGTATGGAATTAGCTTACCCACCTTTTGAAATGAGTGATAAAGATGGAGAACCAACAGGAGTTTCTGTAGATTTCGCAAAAGCATTGGCAAAATCTTTGAATAAAGAATTAGTAATAGAAAATATTGCATGGGTAGGATTGATTCCTTCACTTAAAACCCAAAGAGTTGATTTAATTATATCATCTATGACAATAACAGAAGAAAGAAAAAAATCAATTGATTTTTCAGACCCCTATGCAACTGCATCTTTAGCTTTATTGGTTGGAATTAATTCAGGTGTCAATTCTATGGATGACTTAAACCAAGTTGGCAAAAAAGTTGCTGTTAAAAAAGGTACAACTGCACATGTTTATGCAAATAAATATATGGACAAAGCGGAGATACTGGTATTTGATAATGAAGCTTCTTGTGTTTTAGAAGTAGTTCAAGGTAAAGTAGATGCTACTATTTATGGACAATTAACCGTATATAATAACTGGAAAAAACATCCTGATACTACAAAAGCAATCTTGACATCTTTTCAAAAAGATAAAGAATATTGGGGCGTTGCTATTAAAAAAGGCAATGAGGAATTAAAAGCTAAAGTAAATGCTTTTATTAGAACAGCAAAAACAGATGGTACTTTTGATACATTATCTTATAAATATTTAAAAGAGACAAGAGAAACCTTTGATAGATTAAATATTCCATTTTTTTTCTAA
- a CDS encoding iron-sulfur cluster assembly scaffold protein: MAKGDLVSGSIWDEYSNNVIRRMDDPLHQGEITEERAKELNTKLIIADFGAESCGDAVRLYWAVNEETNVIEESKFKSFGCGTAIASSDVMAELCMGKTVDEAVKITNIDVEFALRDNADTPAVPPQKMHCSVMAYDVIKKAAAEYKGVDMESFESEVMVCECARVSLGTIQEVIRINDLTTVEQITDYTKAGAFCKSCIKPGGHEDREWYLVDILKDTRLEMASDKLKNAADASQNGEATFDTMTIVQRIKAVDAVLDTDIRPMLVMDGGNMEIIDIKDNSPHYDIYIRYLGACNGCDSGSTGTLYAIESVLKDKVDENIRILPI, encoded by the coding sequence ATGGCAAAAGGCGATTTAGTAAGCGGTTCAATTTGGGACGAGTATTCAAATAACGTTATAAGAAGAATGGATGATCCTTTACATCAAGGTGAAATCACAGAAGAGCGAGCAAAAGAATTAAATACAAAATTAATTATTGCAGATTTTGGAGCAGAATCATGTGGAGATGCTGTGCGATTATACTGGGCAGTAAATGAAGAAACAAATGTAATCGAAGAATCAAAATTCAAATCTTTTGGTTGTGGTACTGCAATTGCATCTTCTGATGTTATGGCTGAATTATGTATGGGTAAAACAGTTGATGAAGCGGTTAAGATTACTAATATTGATGTTGAATTTGCATTAAGAGATAATGCAGATACTCCTGCTGTTCCACCTCAAAAAATGCATTGTTCTGTAATGGCATATGATGTAATTAAAAAAGCAGCGGCTGAGTACAAAGGCGTTGATATGGAATCTTTCGAATCAGAAGTTATGGTTTGTGAGTGTGCAAGAGTTTCTTTAGGAACTATTCAAGAAGTAATTAGAATCAATGATTTAACAACTGTTGAACAAATTACAGATTATACTAAAGCAGGTGCATTTTGTAAATCATGTATCAAACCAGGTGGTCATGAAGACAGAGAATGGTATTTAGTTGATATTTTAAAAGATACTAGACTTGAAATGGCATCTGATAAATTAAAAAATGCAGCAGATGCTAGCCAAAATGGTGAAGCTACTTTTGATACTATGACTATTGTTCAAAGAATCAAAGCAGTTGATGCTGTTTTAGATACTGATATTAGACCAATGTTAGTTATGGATGGTGGTAATATGGAAATTATTGATATTAAAGACAATAGTCCTCATTACGATATTTATATCAGATACCTAGGTGCTTGTAATGGTTGTGATTCAGGTTCTACGGGAACACTATATGCAATTGAATCTGTATTAAAAGATAAAGTTGACGAAAATATTAGAATCCTACCTATTTAA
- the nifS gene encoding cysteine desulfurase, NifS family, with product MEVYLDNNATTMVDPLVFEEMKPFLTKIYGNPNSLHRFGSGTHPKMLEALDYLYEGINAHDNDDIIITGNATESNNMVIKGIWIDKILNGDKNHIITTEVEHPAITATLKFLETQGVNVTYLPVNEEGVLEAHTVRAYIKDETALVTVMWANNETGKIFPIEEIGEICREMNVPFHTDATQAIGKILVDVQKCNVDYLSFSAHKFHGPKGIGGLYVKKGYELTPLFHGGEQMAGKRAGTVDVASMVGMGLAMKLATSDAAIKYEQTVVKGYRDQLEAAILEIPETIVIGGKDNRTPNTTLISIRGVEGESMLWDLNQKGIGASTGSACASESLEANPVMNAFGSDSELAHTGVRLSLSRFNTQEEVDYAIDVIKTAVLRLRHISSSYAYAPESHDSQL from the coding sequence ATGGAAGTTTATTTAGACAACAATGCAACAACTATGGTTGACCCTCTAGTTTTTGAGGAAATGAAACCATTTTTAACGAAAATTTATGGAAACCCAAACTCATTACATAGATTTGGTTCAGGAACGCACCCTAAAATGCTTGAGGCATTGGATTATTTATACGAAGGTATAAATGCCCACGATAATGATGATATAATTATTACAGGGAATGCAACAGAATCTAATAATATGGTAATTAAAGGTATTTGGATTGATAAAATCTTAAATGGCGATAAAAACCATATTATTACAACTGAAGTTGAGCATCCAGCAATTACTGCTACTTTGAAGTTTTTAGAAACACAAGGTGTAAATGTAACTTATTTACCAGTAAATGAAGAAGGTGTTTTAGAAGCACATACAGTTAGAGCATATATCAAAGATGAAACTGCTTTAGTTACTGTAATGTGGGCTAACAATGAAACAGGAAAAATTTTCCCAATAGAAGAAATTGGTGAAATTTGTAGAGAAATGAATGTTCCTTTTCATACAGATGCTACTCAAGCTATTGGTAAAATTCTTGTAGATGTTCAAAAATGCAATGTAGATTATTTGTCTTTTTCAGCACATAAATTCCATGGCCCTAAAGGTATTGGTGGTTTATATGTTAAAAAAGGTTATGAGTTAACACCTTTATTTCATGGTGGTGAACAAATGGCTGGGAAACGAGCTGGAACTGTTGATGTTGCATCAATGGTTGGAATGGGACTTGCTATGAAATTAGCAACAAGTGATGCTGCAATAAAATATGAGCAAACAGTTGTTAAAGGTTATAGAGATCAATTAGAAGCGGCGATTTTAGAAATCCCTGAAACTATTGTTATTGGTGGAAAAGATAATAGAACACCAAATACAACGTTAATTTCTATTCGAGGTGTTGAAGGTGAATCAATGTTATGGGATTTAAATCAAAAAGGTATTGGGGCTAGTACAGGATCTGCTTGCGCAAGTGAATCTTTAGAAGCAAACCCTGTTATGAATGCTTTTGGTAGTGACAGTGAACTTGCACATACAGGTGTTAGATTATCTTTAAGTAGATTTAATACACAAGAAGAAGTAGATTATGCAATTGATGTAATTAAAACTGCAGTTTTAAGATTAAGACATATTTCATCATCGTATGCATATGCACCAGAATCTCACGATTCACAATTATAA
- a CDS encoding tRNA threonylcarbamoyladenosine dehydratase, producing MERFDRTLKLFGNENFNKFRDTKLILLGVGGVGSFALDALIRTGFEKITIVDFDTYEESNRNRQLGSDDNIDRIKVEVLQEKYPSVDIINIQITEEWVDTFDFSSYDYILDAIDDIKPKVRLIQKYYKKLITTAGSAKRIDPSKIEVISIWKTFNDPFIRKIRYELKRRGFNKKINVIFSSEGPMCIEKGSFMAVTASFGLMMSSLVVQKVLKK from the coding sequence ATGGAAAGATTTGATAGAACCCTTAAATTATTTGGAAATGAGAATTTCAATAAATTTAGAGACACAAAATTAATATTATTAGGTGTTGGAGGAGTAGGTTCTTTTGCTTTAGATGCTTTAATACGTACAGGTTTTGAGAAAATTACAATAGTTGATTTTGATACCTATGAAGAATCAAATAGAAACAGACAATTAGGAAGTGATGATAATATTGACAGAATAAAAGTGGAAGTATTACAAGAAAAATACCCAAGTGTTGATATCATAAATATTCAAATAACTGAAGAATGGGTTGATACTTTTGATTTTAGCTCTTATGATTATATTTTAGATGCTATTGATGATATCAAACCAAAAGTAAGACTTATTCAAAAATATTATAAAAAATTAATTACAACTGCGGGAAGTGCAAAAAGAATTGATCCCTCGAAAATTGAAGTAATCTCAATTTGGAAAACATTTAATGACCCTTTCATAAGAAAAATCAGATACGAATTGAAAAGAAGAGGTTTTAATAAAAAAATTAATGTTATTTTTTCTTCTGAAGGTCCTATGTGTATTGAAAAAGGTAGTTTTATGGCTGTAACTGCTTCTTTTGGATTAATGATGTCTTCTCTTGTTGTTCAAAAAGTATTAAAAAAATAA
- a CDS encoding UDP-2,3-diacylglucosamine diphosphatase, with protein MSLNLIDDCIFIADTHFNEKNTIFYTFLQELKEKRLLCKQLILMGDMFDFLTFETKYFIKKNQKVIDLLNDLSKDIEIIYFEGNHDYNLKKIFPLIKIYERQAQPVLAEYKNKSISLSHGDMYVDNFYNIYCSIIRNKTLLALLNILDINDVLSKKIYTSLMSKSICRKIPNFKEIIQKKIDCYDTSIVIEGHYHQGDFITYDKTFYVNIPSLLCSNEYVILNDTFKKITLRTKV; from the coding sequence ATGTCCCTTAATTTAATTGACGATTGTATTTTTATCGCAGATACACATTTTAATGAAAAAAATACGATATTTTATACCTTTTTACAAGAACTTAAAGAAAAAAGATTGTTATGTAAACAGTTGATTTTAATGGGAGATATGTTTGATTTTCTTACATTTGAAACAAAGTATTTTATTAAAAAAAATCAAAAAGTAATTGATTTATTAAATGATTTGTCCAAAGATATTGAAATCATTTATTTTGAAGGAAATCATGATTATAATTTAAAAAAGATATTTCCTTTAATAAAAATATATGAAAGACAAGCACAACCTGTTTTAGCAGAGTATAAAAATAAGAGTATTTCTCTTTCTCATGGGGATATGTATGTAGACAATTTTTACAATATTTATTGTTCCATTATACGTAACAAAACATTGTTAGCTTTATTAAATATTCTGGATATTAATGATGTGTTATCCAAAAAAATATATACTTCTTTAATGTCTAAAAGTATTTGTAGAAAAATACCTAACTTTAAAGAAATCATTCAGAAGAAAATTGATTGTTATGATACGAGTATTGTTATTGAAGGACATTATCATCAAGGTGATTTTATTACTTATGACAAGACTTTTTATGTTAATATCCCTTCGTTATTGTGCTCAAACGAGTACGTTATATTAAATGATACATTTAAAAAAATTACACTAAGGACCAAAGTATGA
- the argH gene encoding argininosuccinate lyase translates to MAQEQILKNTNAQLLDEFNASILFDKELYDQDIRGSIAHSIMLEEEGIITSQDQKEIEQGLLQVKEEIESGDFVFEIEQEDIHMAIESRLTQIIGEAGKRLHTARSRNDQVASDFRLYVKEKNISIMEQTKTLVDTFVALASKHTETLIPGMTHLQHAQPINFGYHMLAYANMFKRDYDRYESSYKRNDVSALGSAALAGTPHKINRFRTAELLGFSKPSACALDTVSDRDFALEILFNISTSMMHISRISEELILWSSYEFQFLRMSDEYATTSSIMPQKKNPDVPELLRGKTGRVYGNLISLLTVMKGLPLAYNKDTQEDKEGVFDSVKTIEISLSILNEVIKTMIINVPNMENACKIGHLSATDLADYLVTKENMPFRSAYYITKDVVAVANKLNKDISELSLAEIQSSNDKIKNINEEILMFLDLRASMNARTSFGGTSTIQTKNQINEFKEWLK, encoded by the coding sequence ATGGCACAAGAACAAATTTTAAAAAATACCAATGCACAATTATTAGATGAGTTTAATGCATCTATTTTATTTGATAAAGAATTATATGACCAAGATATAAGAGGTTCAATTGCTCATAGTATTATGTTAGAAGAAGAAGGCATTATAACTTCACAAGATCAAAAAGAAATTGAGCAAGGTTTATTACAAGTAAAAGAAGAAATTGAGTCTGGTGATTTTGTATTTGAAATTGAACAAGAAGATATTCATATGGCAATAGAGTCTAGACTTACCCAAATTATTGGAGAAGCTGGAAAAAGACTGCATACTGCAAGAAGTAGAAATGATCAAGTAGCAAGTGATTTTAGATTGTATGTAAAAGAGAAAAATATTTCTATTATGGAACAAACGAAAACTCTTGTTGATACTTTTGTAGCATTAGCTTCAAAACATACTGAAACATTAATTCCAGGAATGACCCACTTACAACATGCCCAACCTATAAATTTTGGTTATCATATGTTAGCGTATGCAAATATGTTTAAAAGAGATTATGACAGATATGAAAGTTCTTATAAAAGAAATGATGTTTCTGCTTTGGGTTCTGCTGCTCTTGCAGGTACTCCACATAAGATAAATCGTTTTAGAACAGCTGAACTATTAGGTTTTTCTAAACCAAGCGCTTGTGCTTTAGATACAGTAAGTGACAGAGATTTTGCGTTAGAGATTTTATTTAATATTTCAACATCAATGATGCATATTTCTAGAATATCAGAAGAATTAATTCTTTGGTCTTCTTATGAGTTTCAATTTTTACGAATGAGTGATGAATATGCTACTACTTCTTCTATTATGCCTCAGAAAAAAAACCCAGATGTTCCTGAGTTATTAAGAGGAAAAACAGGACGAGTATATGGTAATCTAATTTCACTTTTAACCGTAATGAAAGGTCTTCCTTTAGCTTATAATAAAGATACACAAGAAGATAAAGAAGGTGTTTTTGATTCTGTAAAAACCATTGAAATTTCTTTGAGTATTTTAAATGAAGTGATTAAAACAATGATAATAAATGTTCCAAATATGGAAAATGCTTGTAAGATAGGGCATTTAAGCGCAACTGATTTGGCTGATTATTTAGTGACCAAAGAAAACATGCCTTTTAGAAGCGCTTATTATATTACAAAAGATGTCGTTGCAGTTGCTAATAAATTAAACAAAGATATCAGCGAATTGTCTTTAGCAGAAATACAATCATCAAATGATAAAATTAAAAATATTAATGAAGAAATACTTATGTTTTTAGATTTAAGAGCGTCAATGAATGCAAGAACATCTTTTGGTGGGACATCTACAATACAAACAAAAAATCAAATTAATGAATTTAAAGAGTGGCTAAAATAA
- a CDS encoding N-acetyl-gamma-glutamyl-phosphate reductase: protein MINVAIIGASGYTGLELVKILLTHPSFKINYIANSSGTERIDELHPSLQDVLSTQVEKADAKEVAKKASLAFLALPHKTSMGFAKELLALGVKVVDLSADYRLELDTYEKHYCAHEDKENISSSVYGLPEYYKEEIKKSSLVANPGCYPTASLLALLPFIPYIDENAPIFIDAKSGVSGAGKKLSESTHFCNVNENIFAYNPFNHRHMPEIEEKVRLLCNKDLQINFVPHLINVTRGMMVSVYATLKEDIDVNEILHNAYSKSEFVRIKKNPVDIKSTAGTNFCDIFVARNKNALFINSSIDNLLRGASSQAVCNANLMCGLEENAGIPKIAYVP, encoded by the coding sequence ATGATTAATGTAGCTATTATTGGTGCAAGTGGATATACAGGACTTGAACTGGTAAAAATTTTATTAACGCATCCTTCTTTTAAGATAAATTATATTGCAAACTCAAGTGGTACAGAAAGAATTGATGAACTGCATCCTTCTTTGCAAGATGTTCTTTCAACGCAAGTTGAAAAAGCCGATGCGAAAGAAGTTGCTAAAAAAGCCTCTTTAGCTTTTTTAGCTTTGCCTCATAAAACATCAATGGGTTTTGCAAAAGAATTATTAGCTCTTGGTGTTAAAGTGGTTGATTTATCTGCTGATTATAGATTAGAGTTAGATACTTATGAAAAACATTATTGTGCTCATGAAGATAAAGAGAATATTTCATCTTCTGTTTATGGTTTACCTGAGTACTATAAAGAAGAAATTAAAAAGTCTTCTCTAGTTGCGAATCCAGGTTGTTATCCAACTGCTTCTTTATTAGCACTCTTACCTTTTATTCCTTATATAGATGAAAATGCACCTATTTTTATTGATGCAAAATCTGGTGTTTCTGGAGCTGGAAAAAAACTAAGTGAAAGCACACATTTTTGTAATGTTAATGAAAATATTTTTGCTTACAATCCTTTTAATCACAGACATATGCCTGAAATTGAAGAAAAAGTAAGACTCTTGTGTAATAAAGACTTACAAATAAATTTTGTACCTCATTTAATTAATGTTACAAGAGGAATGATGGTAAGTGTTTATGCTACATTAAAAGAAGATATAGATGTAAATGAAATTTTACACAATGCGTATTCAAAGAGTGAATTTGTACGTATTAAAAAGAATCCAGTAGATATAAAAAGTACAGCAGGTACAAACTTTTGTGATATTTTTGTTGCACGTAATAAAAATGCACTTTTTATTAATTCCTCAATTGATAACTTATTAAGAGGTGCATCTTCTCAAGCTGTTTGTAATGCCAATTTAATGTGTGGTTTAGAAGAAAATGCAGGAATACCAAAAATTGCCTATGTCCCTTAA
- a CDS encoding chemotaxis protein CheW, whose protein sequence is MSSMGSSVEQMTQAHLRNVQQLAVFYTGNNNIYAINIAKVKAFIIQEEVTITETPKSSNIIAGIATIRGEPITLINLDNWLGLTALSTEEYKLIIFCEFNHKKVGFLIKDMLDIVEKTTEDLRHTEEQNSKITYTTYVKVHDKEQLCTVFNAEQLLKDIGWTDDGSEALEKYVDKPLSSSKIILAAEDSGVAREILIKFFEKAQLKYEIYKNGGDLIDRLAEISPADVALVITDIEMPGTDGYQVASHIKGSAALSHIPIIVNSSMTTEAVRNKMAVIGVDEFIGKTDIAALYTATKNLIIP, encoded by the coding sequence ATGAGTAGCATGGGAAGCAGTGTTGAACAAATGACACAAGCACATTTAAGAAATGTGCAACAGTTAGCCGTATTTTACACAGGTAATAACAATATATATGCTATTAATATAGCAAAAGTTAAAGCTTTTATAATTCAAGAAGAAGTGACAATTACTGAAACTCCTAAAAGCTCTAATATTATTGCAGGAATTGCAACTATTAGAGGGGAACCTATTACTCTTATTAATCTTGACAATTGGTTGGGATTAACAGCTCTAAGCACAGAAGAATATAAACTAATTATTTTTTGTGAGTTTAATCATAAAAAAGTTGGTTTTTTAATTAAAGATATGCTTGATATTGTTGAAAAAACAACAGAAGATTTAAGACATACAGAAGAACAAAATTCAAAAATTACGTATACAACTTATGTAAAAGTACATGATAAAGAACAATTATGTACTGTATTTAATGCAGAACAACTCTTAAAAGATATTGGTTGGACGGATGATGGAAGTGAAGCCTTAGAAAAATATGTTGATAAACCTTTATCTTCATCTAAAATAATTTTAGCGGCTGAAGATTCAGGAGTTGCTAGAGAAATTTTAATTAAATTCTTTGAAAAAGCTCAATTAAAATATGAAATATATAAAAATGGTGGGGATTTAATTGATAGACTAGCTGAAATTAGCCCTGCTGATGTTGCTTTGGTTATTACTGATATTGAAATGCCAGGTACGGATGGTTATCAAGTAGCTTCTCATATTAAAGGTTCTGCTGCTTTATCTCATATTCCTATTATTGTTAATTCATCAATGACAACAGAAGCTGTTAGAAATAAAATGGCAGTTATCGGAGTAGATGAGTTTATTGGTAAAACAGATATCGCTGCTTTATATACAGCTACAAAAAACCTTATAATTCCTTAA
- the greA gene encoding transcription elongation factor GreA, translating into MDKEPMTIVGYNKITGELEYYKKKERPETVIALEEARQLGDLKENAEYHAAKDKLGLIDIQIAELGSIISKAIIIDPTSLPHDKVSFGSCVEIVNTDTDEEFTYTIVGGVESNANKGLISFNSPLAKQLLGKEEGDEIVAKLPGGTKNFEVLGVSYKEINLDD; encoded by the coding sequence ATGGATAAAGAACCAATGACAATTGTTGGCTACAACAAGATTACAGGTGAATTAGAATATTACAAAAAAAAAGAAAGACCGGAAACAGTTATTGCCCTTGAAGAAGCAAGACAATTAGGTGATTTAAAAGAAAATGCTGAATACCATGCTGCAAAAGATAAACTTGGTTTAATTGATATTCAAATTGCAGAACTGGGTTCTATTATTTCAAAAGCAATCATTATTGATCCAACATCTTTACCTCATGATAAAGTTAGTTTTGGATCATGCGTTGAAATTGTAAATACAGATACCGATGAAGAATTTACTTATACTATTGTTGGTGGCGTTGAGAGTAATGCTAATAAAGGGCTTATTTCTTTTAATTCACCCTTAGCTAAACAGCTTCTTGGAAAAGAAGAAGGGGACGAGATTGTTGCTAAATTACCAGGTGGTACTAAAAATTTTGAAGTTCTAGGGGTAAGTTATAAAGAGATTAATTTAGATGATTAA